The Streptomyces durmitorensis genome contains the following window.
AGCCGACCCCGAAGGGGGGCAGGGCACGCCCCGAGCGAGCGGATTGCAGAAAATTCCCACCCATGTGCCTCCAACACACGGGCTGGCGTGGCACTTTCCTGCAATCGGCTCTGCGCCCCGCCTATGCAACCCCCTCGCAGTGCCCGGCAGCCCGCTCGGCAAGAACGGCCCCACCCCCCGACCGCCCGCGCGCCTCACCCCGTGACGGCCACGGGCGGAAGACCCGGTCGGCTGTCGCCTGACGAGACCGGCCCCCCTCCCCGGAAGCGGCTGCGGCCCAGGCACCCACCCGTACCGCTGACGGCCGCCCCAGGAGATCCGACCGATGGCCGCCTGACGAGACCGGCACCCCTCCCTGGAGCGATCGCCGACCGGGGGCCCGCCCCTTCTCCGCGTGACGGTCACGCCGGAAGAACCAGGCCGCAGTCGCTTGACGAGACAGCAACTCTCCCCGGAGCGGCTGCGGACCGGGCGCCCGCCGATTCTCCGCGTGACGGTCACGCCGGAAGATCCGGCCGACGGCCGCTTGACCAAACCGGCACCCCGCCCCGGAGCGGCTGCGGACCGGGCGTCCGCCCCTTCTCCGCGTGACGGTCACGCCGGAAGATCCGGTCGGCAGCCGCTTGACGAGATCGGCACCCCCCACCGGAGCGATCGCGGACCGGGCGCCCGCCCTTCTTCCCGTGGGGGTCACCCGCAATGGGCCGGGCCGCACCCGGCAGCGAAAGGGTGATGGCCCGGCGGGAGTGGTCGAGAGTCCTCCCCCGTGGCCGCCCGGTCATATCGCTTCGCGCGGTGGAGGGACGGGTGTCAAGGGTGGAGCGCAGCGGAATCGGCGCAGCCGACGCGACGCAGGAGCGCCCTTTACACCCGGCCCGGAACCGCCAACCTCAGGACAACCGGGCGGCCCCGGCAACAAGTCAAAGCCACCGGCCCAGCAACGCCCCCGCCCCAGCCGCCCCCGCCCCCACCCGCAAGTGTGACCTTCGCCTCCCCGAGCCGGGGCTGGGCAGCCCTTGGCCGCATAGTTACCGGCAAGTAGCATGGAACCCGGAAGCGCGCCGGCAGGCGCACCCGCACCCTGGAGGAGAGCCATCGTGCCTCGTACCGTCAGGGACGTCGTCTTCGTTGATGGCGTCCGCACCCCGTTCGGCAAGGCGGGCCCGAAGGGCATCTACCACGAGACCCGTGCGGATGACCTCATCGTGAAGGCCATCCGGGAGCTGCTCCGCCGCAACCCGGCCCTCGACCCCGCCAAGATCGACGAGGTCGCCATCGCCGCGACCACGCAGATCGGCGACCAGGGTCTGACGCTGGGCCGCACCGCCGGCATCCTGGCGGGCCTGCCCCAGTCCGTGCCCGGGTACTCCATCGACCGCATGTGTGCGGGCGCCCTGACCGCCGTGACGGCGACCGCGGGCTCCATCGCGTTCGGCGCGTACGACGCCGTCATCGCCGGTGGCGTCGAGCACATGGGCCGCCACCCCATGGGCGAGGGCGTCGACCCGAACCCGCGGTTCGTGAGCGAGAAGCTCGTCGACGAGTCCGCCCTCTTCATGGGCATGACCGCCGAGAACCTGCACGACCGGTATCCCACGATCACCAAGCAGCGTGCCGACGCGTACGCCGTGCGCTCGCAGGAGAAGGCCGCCAAGGCCTACGCCAACGGCAAGATCCAGCAGGACCTCGTGCCCGTCTCCGTACGACGGACGAACGAGGAGGCCGGTGAGACCGGCTGGGGCCTCGCCACCGCCGACGAGCCGATGCGTCCGGGGACCACCCTGGAGAGCCTCGCCGGGCTGAAGACGCCGTTCCGTACGCACGGCCGCGTCACCGCGGGCAACGCCGCGGGTCTCAACGACGGCGCCACGGCGTCGATCATCGCCTCCGAGGACTTCGCCCGCGAGCACAACCTGCCGGTCAAGATGCGGCTCGTCTCGTACTCGTTCGCTGGTGTCGAGCCCGAGGTCATGGGCTACGGCCCGATCCCGGCCACCGAGAAGGCGCTCGCCCAGGCGGGGCTCTCCATCTCCGACATCGGTCTCTTCGAGATCAATGAGGCCTTCGCCGTGCAGGTGCTCGCCTTCCTGGAGCACTACGGCATCGCGGACGACGACACCCGCGTGAACCAGTACGGCGGCGCCATCGCCTACGGCCACCCCCTCGCCTCCTCCGGCGTGCGTCTGATGACGCAGCTGGCGCGGCAGTTCGAGGAGCAGCCGGACGTCCGCTACGGCCTGACGACGATGTGCGTCGGCTTCGGCATGGGCGCCACCGTCATCTGGGAGAACCCGAACCACAAGGACGCCGGAGGCGACAAGTGAGCAGCTCCACCAGCTCCACCACCGAGCTTCTGAAGGGTGCAGCCGAGCTGTTTCCCGACGAGGTCGTCACGCAGGCGCACGTACGCCACCTCGACCTGCCCGCGGGCGCCGGGCGCTTCGCGCTCATCACGCTCGACAACGGCTTCGACCACACCAAGCCGACCACCTTCGGCCCTGGTTCGCTCGCGAACCTGAACGCCGCGATCGACCAGGTCGAGAAGGAGGCGGCCGAGGGCACGATCGTCGGTGTCGGTGTCACCGGCAAGCCGTTCATCTTCGCCGTCGGCGCCGACCTCAAGGGCGTCGAGATCCTGAAGCGCCACGAGGATGCCCTCGCCATCGGCAAGGGCGGGCACGAGGTCTTCAAGCGGCTCTCCACCCTCGCCGTTCCCTCCTTCGCGTACTACAACGGTGCCGCGATGGGTGGCGGTGTCGAGGTCGGTCTGCACTGCTCGTACCGCACCGTCTCCAAGGCGCTCCCGGCCTTCTCGCTGCCCGAGGTCTTCCTCGGTCTCGTACCGGGCTGGGGCGGCTGCGCGCTGCTTCCGAACCTGATCGGCGCCGACAAGGCCGTCTCGGTCATCATCGAGAACTCGCTCAACCAGAACCGCCAGCTCAAGGGCAAGCAGGTCTTCGAGCTCGGCATCGCCGACGCGCTCTTCGAAGGTGCCGACTTCCTGGAGCAGTCGCTGATCTGGACGGCCTCCGTCCTGAACGGCTCGCTCACGGTGGAGCGCCCCGAGATCGACCGCGGCGAGGCCTGGGACGCCGCTGTGGCGCGTGGCCGCGGCATCGCGGACTCCAAGGTGCACGGCGCCGCCCCGGCCGCCTACCGCGCCCTGGAGATCATCGAGGCCGCCAAGGACGGCGACCTGCAGAAGGGCTTCGACGCCGAGGACACGGCGCTCGCCGACCTCATCATGGGCGGCGAACTGCGCAGCGGCATCTACGCGTTCAACCTCGTCCAGAAGCGCGCCAAGCGCCCGGCGGGTGCCCCGGACAAGAACCTGGCGCGCCCGGTCACCAAGGTCGGCGTCGTCGGCGCCGGTCTGATGGCCTCGCAGCTCGCGCTCCTGTTCCTGCGCCGCCTTGAGGTGCCGGTCGTGCTGACCGACATCGACCAGGCTCGTGTCGACAAGGGCGTCGGTTACGTCCACGAGGAGATCGACAAGCTCCTCCTCAAGGGCCGCGTCAACCAGGACAAGGCGAACCGTCTGAAGGGGCTCGTCTCCGGCGTGCTCGACAAGGCCGAGGGCTTCTCCGACGCCGACTTCGTCATCGAGGCCGTCTTCGAGGAGATCGGCGTCAAGCAGCAGGTGTTCGCCGAGGTGGAGGCCGTCGCTCCGGCGCACGCGATCTTCGCCACCAACACCTCCTCGCTCTCGGTCTCCGAGATGGCGTCGAAGCTGAAGCACCCCGAGCGGGTCGTCGGCTTCCACTTCTTCAACCCCGTCGCGATCCTGCCGCTCCTTGAGATCGTGCGCGGCGAGCAGACGGACGACGCCTCGCTGGCCACGGCCTTCGGTGTCGCCAAGAAGCTGAAGAAGACCGCGGTTCTGGTGAAGGACGCCCCGGCGTTCGTCGTGAACCGCATCCTCACCCGCTTCATGGGCGAGATCCAGAACGTCATCGACGAGGGCACCCCGGTCGCCGTCGCCGAGAAGGCCGTCGAGCCGCTCGGTCTGCCGATGTCGCCGCTGGTCCTCCTTGAGCTGGTCGGTCCGGCCATCGGTCTGCACGTCTCGGAGACCCTGAACCGCGCCTTCCCGGAGCGCTTCACGGTGTCGCCGAACCTCGCCGCCGTCGTCAAGGCCGGCAAGCGCGGCTTCTACGTCTACGACTCCGGCAAGCCGGAGCTGGACCCCGAGGTCGCCGCTCTCCTCAAGCAGGGCGACGTCGTCCTGACCGAGGAGCAGACCCGCGACCGCGTCCTGGACGCGGTGGCGCAGGAGATCGGCCTGATGCTCGACGAGGGCGTCGTCGCCGAGGCGCAGGACATCGACCTGTGCCTGATCACGGGCGCCGGCTGGCCCTTCCACCTGGGCGGCGTCACGCCGTACCTGGACCGTGCCGGTGTCAGCGAGCGCGTCAACGGCAAGCGGTTCCTGGCGCCGGGCGTGGCCAGCGTTCCCGCGTAGCACCTCCGCGTACGGGCGATGCCCGGCCGGCCTCAGGGCCTGCCGGGCATCGCCCGTTTCGCACGCTTGCCGTCCAGGCCTGCTACACCCGCGTCCACGCGTCGAGGGCGAGCCCCGACTCCGCCTTCTGGCGCGCGACCCGCAGCGTGCCGTCGAGGCCGATGGCCGCCATGACCACGCGGTCGTGCGCGTCGAGGGCCAACGCCGGGGAGCCCAGGCAGGGTTCACCCGTCCCTGCCCACCAGACGCCCGCCTTCTCGTCCTGCGTCGGGTACGCCGCTATCACCGGGCGCCCGTCCTGGCCCCGGTGGGCGAGGACCGTGCAGTCGTGGCCCTCTATCGTCGCGCGCAGGGCCGCCATGGGGCCCGTGCCGGGGGTTCCGCCGAGGGGCCGCAGGTCCTCGTCGTCGCCGCGGTGGGCGACGACTCCCTTGCCGCGGGCGTCGGCGGCGTAGTACGTGAGGCGGTCGGGGGCGGTCTCCAGGGCCGTGCCCGAGCCGGTGGCCGGGGGCAGCGGGATGTCGTCGGTGCGCTGGAACTCGGCGCCCTGCTTGTCCTGGGTCCAGTGCAGCGTCTTGTTCTCCGCCGGGCCGAAGACCTCGATGCGGCCCGTGGAGGTGGCGACCGCCGTGATGCCGTCCAGGACCTCGCGGACCTTGAGGTCCTTCCACCCCTCCCACTTGCCGCCCTTGCCCTCGCGCCGCAGCCGCACGCTGTTCACGGCGTCCCGCACGAAGACGTGGACCGTGCCCGCCGCGTCCACCGCTGCGGTCGGGTCGCCCAGGTGCGGTGCGCGCTCGACGAGCTTGGTGTGCGGGTTGCCGAGCGAGCGCCAGTCCATGAGGGGCCGGCCCGACTGGTACTGGATCGAGTGCACGATGTCGACGGCGGTCTTCCCCTCGCCGTCGCGCACCTCCCTGCGGCCCAGGAAGTGCACGTACCCGTCGGCGCCCTGCGCCAGGGTGAGGCAGGTCAGATCGGGCGCCTCGAAGAACTCCGGTCCCGACCAGCTGGGGCCGCCGGGCGCGCTCTCCGTCCAGCGCAGCAGTCCGCCTTCGGTCC
Protein-coding sequences here:
- a CDS encoding 3-hydroxyacyl-CoA dehydrogenase NAD-binding domain-containing protein — protein: MSSSTSSTTELLKGAAELFPDEVVTQAHVRHLDLPAGAGRFALITLDNGFDHTKPTTFGPGSLANLNAAIDQVEKEAAEGTIVGVGVTGKPFIFAVGADLKGVEILKRHEDALAIGKGGHEVFKRLSTLAVPSFAYYNGAAMGGGVEVGLHCSYRTVSKALPAFSLPEVFLGLVPGWGGCALLPNLIGADKAVSVIIENSLNQNRQLKGKQVFELGIADALFEGADFLEQSLIWTASVLNGSLTVERPEIDRGEAWDAAVARGRGIADSKVHGAAPAAYRALEIIEAAKDGDLQKGFDAEDTALADLIMGGELRSGIYAFNLVQKRAKRPAGAPDKNLARPVTKVGVVGAGLMASQLALLFLRRLEVPVVLTDIDQARVDKGVGYVHEEIDKLLLKGRVNQDKANRLKGLVSGVLDKAEGFSDADFVIEAVFEEIGVKQQVFAEVEAVAPAHAIFATNTSSLSVSEMASKLKHPERVVGFHFFNPVAILPLLEIVRGEQTDDASLATAFGVAKKLKKTAVLVKDAPAFVVNRILTRFMGEIQNVIDEGTPVAVAEKAVEPLGLPMSPLVLLELVGPAIGLHVSETLNRAFPERFTVSPNLAAVVKAGKRGFYVYDSGKPELDPEVAALLKQGDVVLTEEQTRDRVLDAVAQEIGLMLDEGVVAEAQDIDLCLITGAGWPFHLGGVTPYLDRAGVSERVNGKRFLAPGVASVPA
- a CDS encoding thiolase family protein, whose product is MPRTVRDVVFVDGVRTPFGKAGPKGIYHETRADDLIVKAIRELLRRNPALDPAKIDEVAIAATTQIGDQGLTLGRTAGILAGLPQSVPGYSIDRMCAGALTAVTATAGSIAFGAYDAVIAGGVEHMGRHPMGEGVDPNPRFVSEKLVDESALFMGMTAENLHDRYPTITKQRADAYAVRSQEKAAKAYANGKIQQDLVPVSVRRTNEEAGETGWGLATADEPMRPGTTLESLAGLKTPFRTHGRVTAGNAAGLNDGATASIIASEDFAREHNLPVKMRLVSYSFAGVEPEVMGYGPIPATEKALAQAGLSISDIGLFEINEAFAVQVLAFLEHYGIADDDTRVNQYGGAIAYGHPLASSGVRLMTQLARQFEEQPDVRYGLTTMCVGFGMGATVIWENPNHKDAGGDK